A portion of the Sphingobacterium spiritivorum genome contains these proteins:
- a CDS encoding nitroreductase family protein: MSLLEHLNWRYATKKMNGQKVAQEKVDYIIEAARLAPTSSGLQPYKIIAISDPELKAKIQPIAYNQSQIVDASHLLIFAAYDEYTKQRVDEVFTQQEVERGLPTGFADDYKNQLFSSLSAREQQQQFEHAARQAYIGFGLAIAAAAEQKVDATPMEGFVNEQLDDLLELKKYGLKSVTILALGYRDTENDWLVNMKKVRKEVKDFVISLD, translated from the coding sequence ATGAGTTTATTAGAACATTTAAACTGGAGATACGCTACAAAAAAAATGAACGGACAAAAGGTAGCGCAGGAAAAAGTAGATTACATTATCGAAGCAGCACGCCTCGCGCCTACTTCTTCGGGTTTGCAACCGTACAAGATCATTGCGATCTCTGATCCCGAACTGAAAGCAAAGATCCAGCCTATAGCTTACAATCAATCTCAGATTGTAGATGCTTCCCATTTATTGATATTCGCTGCTTATGATGAGTATACAAAGCAACGTGTCGATGAGGTATTTACACAACAGGAAGTTGAGCGGGGATTACCTACAGGATTTGCAGATGACTATAAAAATCAATTGTTCAGCTCGCTTTCCGCACGTGAACAACAGCAACAATTTGAGCATGCTGCACGCCAGGCCTATATCGGATTTGGTCTTGCTATTGCTGCCGCTGCAGAACAAAAAGTGGATGCGACTCCAATGGAAGGATTTGTCAATGAGCAACTGGATGATTTATTAGAGTTGAAAAAATACGGTCTTAAATCTGTTACTATCCTGGCTTTAGGATACCGTGATACTGAAAATGACTGGTTGGTAAATATGAAAAAAGTAAGAAAAGAGGTGAAGGACTTTGTGATCAGTCTGGACTAA
- a CDS encoding TetR/AcrR family transcriptional regulator, which yields MGISERRFREQEQLKQLIIEQSWSIVKEEGWAALSLRKIADAIEYSVPVIYKHFSSKDDLIEYFTKEGFRLLAGELASAISQDDTAESKIRHIAEAYWSFAFTHQKYYEIMFGLGIPTCEAIQTVQEKRKTSEILLTVIEEAILQSKRTDTDKYLKMKTFWSIMHGLVAIELLSANQKSIEPSAILKDAVDGYIKSLIN from the coding sequence ATGGGAATTTCAGAACGAAGATTTCGGGAACAAGAACAACTGAAACAGCTTATCATAGAGCAGTCATGGAGTATTGTGAAAGAGGAAGGATGGGCAGCACTCTCTCTACGTAAGATTGCGGATGCTATTGAATACAGCGTACCTGTTATCTATAAGCACTTTAGCAGTAAAGATGACCTGATCGAATATTTTACGAAAGAGGGATTCCGTTTACTAGCCGGGGAGCTTGCTTCTGCTATCAGTCAGGACGATACTGCTGAATCAAAAATCCGCCATATTGCTGAAGCTTACTGGTCCTTTGCTTTTACACATCAGAAGTATTATGAGATCATGTTTGGTCTGGGTATACCAACCTGTGAAGCTATACAGACTGTACAGGAGAAAAGAAAAACTTCAGAAATTTTATTAACAGTCATTGAAGAGGCTATTTTGCAGAGTAAACGCACGGACACCGATAAGTATTTAAAAATGAAAACTTTTTGGTCTATCATGCATGGCCTTGTTGCTATTGAATTATTATCAGCCAATCAAAAATCAATCGAACCATCTGCAATACTAAAAGATGCTGTGGATGGATATATCAAATCATTAATTAATTAA
- a CDS encoding patatin-like phospholipase family protein: MNAARKKHVSLVLGSGGARGIAEIGVIHALEAKGYTIDEIVGCSIGSLVGGVYAQQKLSDFQDWLKTLSKREIFRLMDFTYFGSGVMKGIRIFEAIKQIVPDINIEDLPIHYTAVATDLKKEQDVIFRTGSMYDAIRASIAIPAVFTAVSIDEQFLVDGGVLNPLPINHVQHKHNLVVAVNLDGQPDPELAQTKNKPEKVNSIGVLTHAYYAMRRQLAAQSIALYKPDYVVTIPHNISGLWDYDRSEYLIEKGALLTENALSDL, encoded by the coding sequence ATGAATGCAGCAAGGAAAAAACATGTTTCTTTGGTTCTGGGAAGTGGAGGTGCCAGAGGGATTGCAGAGATTGGGGTTATCCATGCACTAGAAGCCAAAGGGTATACGATAGATGAGATTGTTGGTTGTTCCATCGGTTCGTTAGTAGGAGGGGTATATGCACAGCAGAAACTATCCGATTTTCAGGATTGGCTGAAGACCCTTAGTAAACGTGAAATTTTCAGACTTATGGATTTCACTTACTTTGGTTCAGGTGTCATGAAGGGTATACGCATCTTTGAGGCAATCAAACAGATCGTACCGGATATAAATATTGAAGATCTGCCCATACATTATACAGCAGTCGCAACTGATCTGAAAAAAGAGCAGGATGTCATATTTCGGACGGGTAGTATGTATGATGCTATACGTGCTTCTATAGCAATTCCCGCTGTATTTACAGCTGTTAGTATTGATGAACAGTTTCTGGTAGATGGCGGTGTACTTAATCCTTTACCCATTAATCATGTGCAACACAAGCATAATCTGGTAGTTGCTGTAAATCTGGATGGACAGCCTGACCCCGAACTTGCACAGACAAAAAATAAGCCTGAAAAAGTAAATTCAATAGGTGTACTAACGCATGCTTATTACGCAATGAGACGGCAACTGGCTGCACAAAGCATTGCTTTGTACAAGCCGGATTATGTAGTCACCATACCCCATAATATTTCAGGACTATGGGACTACGACCGCTCCGAGTATCTGATCGAAAAGGGAGCTTTGCTGACCGAAAATGCTTTATCTGATTTGTAA
- a CDS encoding alpha/beta fold hydrolase — protein MTERNFKSSKIRIGDISISYYIKPALTSESSETIIFIHGFPFNKKTWNAQLESLADNVTGIAVDVRGHGNTTAGHGFFSIDVFAKDLVVFIKKLDIEQVTLCGISMGGYIALRAQQLIPNRIKGLILCDTHARADDNKGKQKRFDSIQAILQYGRRPFAIGFVENVFHKDTIHNNPEAVELIKSSIRRNSISSICATQLALASRTDTRDTLGAIDIPTLLIRGANDMITPKELMEELETAIPQASYVELEHAGHLPNLEQPERFNSLLHEFLRNLQIR, from the coding sequence ATGACAGAGCGAAACTTTAAGAGCAGCAAGATCCGAATTGGCGATATCAGTATCTCATACTATATTAAACCAGCACTAACATCAGAATCATCCGAGACTATCATTTTTATCCATGGATTTCCTTTTAATAAGAAAACCTGGAATGCTCAGCTTGAGAGTTTAGCAGACAACGTAACCGGAATCGCTGTAGATGTACGCGGGCATGGCAATACCACCGCAGGACATGGTTTCTTCAGTATAGATGTTTTTGCAAAAGACCTTGTCGTATTTATTAAAAAGTTAGATATCGAACAGGTGACCTTATGCGGTATATCCATGGGCGGATATATTGCACTAAGAGCACAGCAATTAATCCCAAACCGAATAAAAGGTCTGATCCTGTGTGATACACACGCAAGAGCTGATGATAACAAAGGGAAACAAAAAAGATTTGATTCCATTCAGGCTATTTTACAATATGGAAGAAGACCATTTGCAATAGGTTTTGTTGAAAACGTCTTCCATAAAGATACCATTCATAACAATCCTGAAGCTGTAGAATTGATTAAGAGCAGTATCCGCCGTAACAGTATAAGCAGTATATGCGCTACACAACTTGCATTAGCAAGCCGTACGGACACTCGTGATACACTGGGGGCTATTGATATTCCAACACTCCTCATCAGAGGGGCAAATGATATGATCACTCCAAAAGAACTCATGGAGGAATTAGAAACAGCTATTCCACAGGCTTCCTATGTAGAACTTGAACATGCAGGACATCTTCCAAATCTGGAGCAACCTGAACGATTCAACAGTCTGCTCCATGAATTTTTGAGAAATTTACAAATCAGATAA
- a CDS encoding adenylate kinase codes for MLNLVLFGPPGAGKGTQSQKLIDKYQLVHISTGDLFRAHIKDQTTLGQQVSQIIADGNLVPDSVTIAMLEEEIQKNPNAKGFIFDGFPRTVAQAEALDNFLESNNSSITGVIALDVNEDELKARIAKRQEISGRADDAADKLTKRIEEYFEKTILVLPYYEAQSKLSKVNGIGDIDSIFGELTQIIDQY; via the coding sequence ATGCTAAACCTTGTTTTATTCGGTCCTCCAGGTGCGGGCAAAGGCACTCAATCACAAAAGCTTATTGATAAATACCAATTGGTGCATATCTCAACAGGTGATCTTTTCCGTGCTCATATCAAAGACCAGACAACATTAGGCCAACAGGTTAGTCAGATCATCGCAGATGGCAACTTAGTGCCTGACTCCGTAACGATAGCAATGCTGGAAGAAGAAATTCAAAAAAATCCGAATGCAAAAGGATTTATTTTTGATGGATTCCCGCGCACTGTAGCGCAGGCTGAGGCTTTGGACAACTTCCTTGAATCTAACAATTCTTCTATCACAGGAGTAATTGCACTGGATGTCAATGAAGATGAATTAAAAGCGCGTATCGCGAAGAGACAAGAGATTTCAGGACGTGCAGATGATGCGGCAGATAAACTGACAAAACGCATAGAAGAGTATTTCGAAAAAACTATTCTTGTATTACCTTATTATGAAGCTCAAAGTAAGCTTTCTAAGGTAAACGGAATCGGAGATATTGACTCTATTTTTGGGGAACTGACCCAAATTATTGACCAATACTAA